From Etheostoma cragini isolate CJK2018 chromosome 10, CSU_Ecrag_1.0, whole genome shotgun sequence, the proteins below share one genomic window:
- the ndufc1 gene encoding NADH dehydrogenase [ubiquinone] 1 subunit C1, mitochondrial — translation MTFNRLLCRAALVSKVGSRSVFTSSKPDPANPNWLRVGLAFGTSAFLWGLLFKQHSTDVHEYKVRNGLE, via the exons ATGACTTTCAACCGGTTATTATGTAGAGCTGCTCTCGTCAGCAAAG TTGGATCCAGATCTGTATTCACAAGCTCCAAGCCAGACCCTGCTAACCCCAACTGGTTGAGGGTGGGCCTTGCCTTTGGAACATCTGCTTTCCTTTGGGGCCTG CTTTTCAAGCAGCACAGCACTGATGTACATGAGTACAAAGTAAGGAATGGCCTGGAATAA